The following proteins are encoded in a genomic region of Haloarcula salinisoli:
- a CDS encoding NAD-dependent epimerase/dehydratase family protein — protein sequence MTTDVLVTGGCGYIGSDLIPRLADDDRVGEVVVLDSLTSGSPRALMGAVNGKLEFRRGDVREYGDVESAMRGVDTVVHLAAITGAASTHDRREETVAVNYDGTENVLTAAGKLGVENVVFASSCNVYGRATSTDIDETVDPDPINPYAETKLDSETLLAEACEEFGMDGTALRMATNFGYSPGIRFNLVVNYFVFRALTGRTLTVYGDGSNWRPFIHVSDAARAYKHAALEPAAWDHHVYNVGANDANYQIADIADIVDEEVGAVDITYLEDEHPGPSYHVNFDRLETTGFTPQTTLREGVRDIADRFTNG from the coding sequence ATGACCACCGACGTGCTGGTCACGGGCGGCTGTGGCTACATCGGCAGCGACCTGATTCCGCGCCTCGCGGACGACGACCGGGTCGGCGAAGTCGTCGTCCTCGACAGCCTGACGTCGGGCTCCCCGCGGGCGCTCATGGGCGCCGTCAACGGGAAACTGGAGTTTCGCCGCGGCGACGTCCGAGAGTACGGCGACGTCGAGAGCGCCATGCGTGGGGTCGACACCGTCGTCCACCTCGCCGCTATCACCGGCGCGGCCAGCACCCACGACCGCCGCGAGGAGACCGTCGCGGTCAACTACGACGGGACCGAGAACGTCCTCACGGCGGCCGGCAAACTCGGCGTCGAGAACGTCGTCTTCGCCTCCTCGTGTAACGTCTACGGCCGCGCGACCAGCACCGACATCGACGAGACGGTCGACCCCGACCCTATCAACCCATACGCGGAGACGAAACTCGACTCGGAGACGCTGCTCGCGGAAGCCTGCGAGGAGTTCGGGATGGACGGCACCGCCCTCCGGATGGCGACGAACTTCGGCTACTCGCCGGGTATCCGGTTCAACCTCGTCGTGAACTACTTCGTCTTCCGGGCGCTGACGGGGCGGACCCTCACTGTCTACGGTGACGGGTCGAACTGGCGGCCGTTTATCCACGTCAGCGACGCCGCCCGGGCGTACAAACACGCCGCCCTGGAGCCCGCAGCGTGGGACCACCATGTCTACAACGTCGGGGCCAACGACGCCAACTACCAGATAGCGGATATCGCCGACATCGTCGACGAGGAGGTCGGCGCGGTCGACATCACCTATCTGGAGGACGAACACCCCGGCCCGTCCTATCACGTCAACTTCGACCGGCTAGAGACTACGGGTTTTACACCACAGACCACCCTCCGCGAGGGGGTCCGCGACATCGCAGACCGATTCACCAATGGCTGA
- a CDS encoding NAD-dependent epimerase/dehydratase family protein, translating into MTILVTGADGYIGWPTALRIASRTDERVVLVDNFGRREWVEDIGSTSAVPVASIDERLEAARETLGITNMSFVEGDLVERAFVDELLQVHEPRAVVHAAAQPAAPYSQINGERANFTQHNNLQSTRNLLWGLEENDLTDTHFIETTTTGVYGAPEFPIPEGGATMENQGEADEVPFPAMAGSWYHLTKSHDAANMRLAHKQFDIPVSDVRTAITYGTETAETREDDRLKTRFDFDYYFGTVTHRFCAQAVAGYPVTVYGKGEQRKPFVSLEDAVEGLAQLALGDADDRPEGLTVYNQVTRAISIVEIAETIADVGSEFDLDVAVEHFENPRDEDETHKMEIEYDRYEALIGEQDQTFEEGVEDIFETLTSYADTIEAHEDRFLPGVLVDEE; encoded by the coding sequence ATGACGATACTCGTCACCGGGGCAGACGGCTACATCGGCTGGCCCACAGCGCTGCGCATCGCGTCGCGAACAGACGAACGAGTTGTTCTGGTCGACAACTTCGGCCGCCGGGAGTGGGTCGAGGATATCGGGTCGACCAGCGCCGTCCCCGTGGCCTCTATCGACGAGCGCCTCGAGGCCGCCCGGGAGACGCTGGGTATCACGAACATGTCCTTCGTCGAGGGCGACCTCGTCGAGCGGGCCTTCGTCGACGAGCTGCTGCAGGTCCACGAGCCACGGGCCGTCGTCCACGCGGCCGCCCAGCCCGCCGCGCCCTACTCGCAGATCAACGGCGAGCGAGCGAACTTCACGCAGCACAACAATCTCCAGTCCACGCGGAACCTCCTGTGGGGTCTCGAAGAGAACGACCTCACGGACACGCACTTCATCGAGACGACGACGACGGGCGTCTACGGCGCGCCGGAGTTCCCCATCCCGGAGGGCGGTGCGACGATGGAGAACCAGGGCGAGGCCGACGAGGTGCCGTTCCCGGCGATGGCCGGCTCCTGGTACCACCTCACGAAGTCCCACGACGCGGCGAACATGCGCCTGGCCCACAAGCAGTTCGACATCCCGGTCTCGGACGTGCGCACGGCCATCACCTACGGGACCGAGACCGCCGAAACTCGGGAGGACGACCGGCTCAAGACCCGCTTCGACTTCGACTACTACTTCGGGACGGTCACGCACCGCTTCTGTGCCCAGGCCGTCGCGGGCTACCCGGTCACCGTCTACGGCAAGGGCGAGCAGCGCAAACCGTTCGTCTCGCTGGAGGACGCCGTCGAGGGGCTGGCCCAGCTCGCGCTCGGTGACGCCGACGACCGGCCGGAGGGCCTCACCGTCTACAACCAGGTCACCCGCGCCATCAGCATCGTCGAGATCGCCGAGACCATCGCCGACGTGGGCAGCGAGTTCGACCTGGACGTCGCCGTCGAGCACTTCGAGAACCCGCGCGACGAGGACGAGACCCACAAGATGGAAATCGAGTACGACCGCTACGAGGCTCTCATCGGCGAGCAGGACCAGACCTTCGAGGAGGGCGTCGAAGACATCTTCGAGACGCTGACCAGCTACGCCGACACCATCGAGGCCCACGAGGACCGCTTCCTGCCGGGCGTCCTGGTCGACGAGGAATAA
- a CDS encoding RNA polymerase sigma factor, with the protein MSPQSSLFDYEPDLSALTEAEREVYEAVGMGQYGPREYARETGRSPGTVGNLLRRAREKLEVTGA; encoded by the coding sequence GTGAGCCCGCAGTCGTCGCTCTTCGACTACGAGCCCGACCTGTCGGCGCTCACCGAGGCGGAACGGGAGGTGTACGAAGCTGTGGGCATGGGCCAGTATGGGCCCCGCGAGTACGCCCGCGAAACTGGCCGCTCACCGGGCACTGTCGGAAACCTCCTACGGCGAGCGCGCGAGAAACTGGAGGTGACCGGCGCGTGA